TCGCCCTCTGCTCGCTGGCGAAGGGCGGAAGCGTCGTCCTGGCCGGCGACCCCAGGCAACTGCCCCCCATCCGGCAGGCCGCCCCCCCCGCTCGGCCTCGAGTCGATGGTCGGATCGGTCTTCGCCTTCTGCGAGGACGTCCACGGCGTCGAGCCCATCATGCTGGATACAAACTACCGCTCAAGCTCCATGCTGGTCAGCTTCTCGCTCGAGGCCGGCTACCGGCGCACGCTCAAAAGCTTCTCCCCCGAACTCAGGCTCAACCTCCTCGATCCCCTGCCGCAGGAGCGCCCCGATGGATGGCCCGAGGAGCTCTACTGGACCCCGGAGTGGGCGTCGCTGGTGGATCCCAACCTCCCGGTCCTCTGCTTCGTCTACCCCGAGGGCCGAAGCAGCCAGTGGAACCGGTTCGAGGCCGACGCCGTCGTCGCCATCATCGCGCTGCTCCGCGGAAGGGCGGCGGGGCTCTCGGGCGAGCGGGATCCCGCAACCGGGGATATGCTGCCCCGCCAGGATAAACCTTATTCTCCACCGGAGTTCTGGAAGAAGGCGATCGGGGTCGTCACCCCCCACCGGGCGCAG
The Rubrobacter calidifluminis DNA segment above includes these coding regions:
- a CDS encoding C-terminal helicase domain-containing protein, with the translated sequence MVGSVFAFCEDVHGVEPIMLDTNYRSSSMLVSFSLEAGYRRTLKSFSPELRLNLLDPLPQERPDGWPEELYWTPEWASLVDPNLPVLCFVYPEGRSSQWNRFEADAVVAIIALLRGRAAGLSGERDPATGDMLPRQDKPYSPPEFWKKAIGVVTPHRAQQGLIAGRLQRTFPDEDPNLIRDAVDTVERFQGQERDLIIASYALGDPDAIADEDEFLMSANRFNVMASRPRAKLIVFVSREVVDHLPEDPDILRGSRLLKVFVDSFCREERPAKLGFIENGEAKAVPGT